GTCGCTCGCGGTGCGGGTTCGGTGAGTGTTTGCTCTAGTGGGGGTGCACGTTGTTCTGGTGGGGGGTGAACGGAGGAATCGCTCCATGACCACGGATCAGACGTCACCCCAGCCCCCGCCCCCGGCGTCCGAAGGGGGCCCGCAGTGGGGCCCGCGCCCCGAGGAGGGGCCGCTGCACCGGCTCGGCAAGGGGGCCTGGCAGGCGGTGCTCGCCGCCGGTCTCGCCGCACTCGTCCTGGGTGTCATGGTGCTCGCCTGGCCGGGCGCCACGCTCGTGGCCGTCGCCGCGCTCTTCGGTGTCTACCTGCTGGTCAGCGGCGTGATGCAACTGGTCGCGGCCTTCGGCACCCATGTCTCCACGGCGTTGCGGGTGATGGCCTTCATCAGTGGCGCGCTGTCGATCCTGCTGGGCCTGTTCTGCTTCCGCGGTGCGATGCAGTCGCTGCTGCTGCTCGCCCTGTGGATCGGCATCGGCTGGCTGTTCCGCGGCATCACCCAGACGATCGCCGCCGCCTCCGACTCCGCGGTCCCCGCCCGCGGCTGGCAGATCTGCCTCGGCATCCTCACCGCCATCGGCGGCGTCGTGCTGATCGCGTCACCGCTGAGCTCGGTCGCCGTGCTCACCGTCCTCGGCGGCTGCTGGCTGCTCGCGGTCGGCGTCGTCGAGATCATCACGGCCTTCAGCATCCGCAGCAAGGCGCGCAAGGTGCCGCGCGAGCTCTGAAGCACCCCGTGAAGCAGGCCCCCCGACCGGCCGTCAGGCCGGATCGGGGGAGGGCGTTTTCGGCCAAGTTTAGGTTAGGCTAACCTTCAGTACGTGAAAGCCGGTGAAGAACTTCCGCAGGCCGCGACCCCCCGTGGCCACACCCTCTCCGCCACGGGCGTGACGGTGGCGTACGACGGTGTCGACGTCGTGCACGAGGCGTCCCTGGAGCTTTCGCCCGGCCAGGTCACCGTCCTGGTCGGGCCGAACGGCAGCGGAAAGTCGACGCTGCTGCGCACCGTCGCCCGCCTCCAGCAGGCGCGGCACGCGGCGCTCACCCTCGACGAGGGCACCGACGGCCTGGCGCTGAGCCCCCGTGAGTTCTCGCGGCACGTCGCCCTGCTGACCCAGGGACGGCCCACGCCCAGCGGGCTCTCCGTACGGGACGTCGTGGACTTCGGGCGCTACCCCTACCGGGGGCGCTGGGGCAAGGCCGACCCGGGCGGCCGGGAGGCAGTGGACCGGGCGCTGGCGATGACCGGCGTCACCGAACTCGCCGAACGCGGTGTCGAGCACCTGTCCGGCGGTCAGCTCCAGCGGGTGTGGCTCGCGGGGTGCCTCGCGCAGGAGACCGGCGTACTGCTCCTCGACGAGCCGACGACGTATCTCGATCTGCGCTACCAGGTCGAACTGCTCGATCTGATAAGGGACTTGGCCGACGACCACGGCATCGCCGTCGGCGTCGTGCTGCACGACCTCGACCAGACCGCGGCCATCGCGGACCGGATCGTCCTGCTCAGGTCGGGCCGGGTCGTCGCGGACGGCACCCCCGAGGACGTCCTCACCCCGGAACGGCTGACCGACACGTACGGCATCCGCATCGAGGTCTCCACCGACCCGCTCACCGGACGGCTGCGCACCCGTGCCATCGGCCGCCACCACACCCGGCGGACCCCCGACGGCGTACGCATGCTGGACAGCGACAGCGCGCGGGAGGACACCGCCGCGCAGGGCGAAACCGCCGCGCGGGGTACCAGATCCGCGCAGGCCGACGAGCCCGCTCAGGCCGGGAACCGCGCGTAGCGCCGTACCACCCCAGACTTCTCCGTCCCCGTACGACCACCCCGTACAACCACTCCGTACGACCCCCAGCAGAATCGCGCACCCCCGCGCACTTCGAAAGGCTCAAGTCCCCGTCATGAGACGACACCTCCTCCTCGCCGCCGCAGCCACCACCACGGCCGTCCTCGCCCTCAGCGCCTGCGGCACCACGGAGCCCGCCGCGGACAAGAAGAAGGAGACGAAGGCCGCCGAGGCCATCACGCTCACCGGCGCCGACGGCAAGACGGTCAAGCTCGACGCCCCCGCCAAGAAGGTCGTCGGCACCGAGTGGGACGTCGTCGAGCAGCTCGTGTCGCTCGGCGTCGAGCCGGTCGGCGTCGCCGACATCAAGGGCTACAACGACTGGGACAAGGCCGCCCCCCTGACGAAGTCCCCGAAGGACATCGGCACCCGCGGCGAGCCCAGCATGGACACCGTCGCCGCCCTCGCGCCCGACCTGATCGTGGCCACCACGGACCTGCCGCCGGCCGCCGTCAAGCAGCTGGAGAAGGTCGCCCCGGTCCTGACCCTGAAGGGTGCCGACGCCAAGGACCCCATCGGCACCATGACGAACAAGCTGGACCTGATCGGCAAGGCCACCGGCACCACGGCCAAGGCCGACGAGCTCAAGAAGGGCTTCGAGACCAAGCTCTCCACCGCCAAGGCGGAACTGGAGAAGGCCGGGCA
The sequence above is a segment of the Streptomyces sp. NBC_00237 genome. Coding sequences within it:
- a CDS encoding HdeD family acid-resistance protein; its protein translation is MTTDQTSPQPPPPASEGGPQWGPRPEEGPLHRLGKGAWQAVLAAGLAALVLGVMVLAWPGATLVAVAALFGVYLLVSGVMQLVAAFGTHVSTALRVMAFISGALSILLGLFCFRGAMQSLLLLALWIGIGWLFRGITQTIAAASDSAVPARGWQICLGILTAIGGVVLIASPLSSVAVLTVLGGCWLLAVGVVEIITAFSIRSKARKVPREL
- a CDS encoding iron-siderophore ABC transporter substrate-binding protein, with protein sequence MRRHLLLAAAATTTAVLALSACGTTEPAADKKKETKAAEAITLTGADGKTVKLDAPAKKVVGTEWDVVEQLVSLGVEPVGVADIKGYNDWDKAAPLTKSPKDIGTRGEPSMDTVAALAPDLIVATTDLPPAAVKQLEKVAPVLTLKGADAKDPIGTMTNKLDLIGKATGTTAKADELKKGFETKLSTAKAELEKAGHKGTKFAFADGYLTGNQVGIRPFTSGSLIGAVNDKLGLVNPWKVEGDKDYGLGKADVEGLTKLDKDTEFAYISNEADKSSTVFDGTLKDNAVWKSLPFVKGNKVHRLPDGVWMFGGTASMEKYVDSVVTALKK
- a CDS encoding ABC transporter ATP-binding protein, which encodes MKAGEELPQAATPRGHTLSATGVTVAYDGVDVVHEASLELSPGQVTVLVGPNGSGKSTLLRTVARLQQARHAALTLDEGTDGLALSPREFSRHVALLTQGRPTPSGLSVRDVVDFGRYPYRGRWGKADPGGREAVDRALAMTGVTELAERGVEHLSGGQLQRVWLAGCLAQETGVLLLDEPTTYLDLRYQVELLDLIRDLADDHGIAVGVVLHDLDQTAAIADRIVLLRSGRVVADGTPEDVLTPERLTDTYGIRIEVSTDPLTGRLRTRAIGRHHTRRTPDGVRMLDSDSAREDTAAQGETAARGTRSAQADEPAQAGNRA